GTATTCCAGGCCGTACTCACCGGTGGGCTTGTCCTGGTAGTAGTCGTAGCCGAGGGCGGCGGTGTGGAGGTCCGTGGTCTCCAGAATGCGGAGGTCGACGGTCTGCGCGCCGGCTGCGCTGAGCAGCAGCGCTCCGATCAGGAACGTGGAGTGTTTCATCCACCGCAGGATACGCCCGCCGGTCAGGGTGGTGTCGGCTGCCCGGGACCGTGCTGGCGGAGGTTGGAACCACTGTTCAGGCGGGCGCCAGCACGCTCCTGTCGAGGTCGCGGACGGCGGCCACACCGATCAGCGCGAGCGTCAGGTCAAGGTCCGCGAGGACGTTCTGGATGACCTCGCGCACACCTTCCTCGCCGGCGATGGCCAGGCCGTAGGCGTAGGGGCGGCCCAGCAGCACGGCGCGGGCGCCCAGGGCCACCGCCTTGACGATGTCCGCGCCGGTGCGCACGCCGCTGTCGAACAGCACCGGCACGTCTCCGGCGGCGGCCACCACGCCGGGCAGGGCGTCGAGCGCCCCGACCGCGCCGTCCACCTGCCGGCCCCCGTGGTTGGAGACGATCATGGCGTCCACGCCGCGCGCCGCGGCCTCGCGGGCGTCGTCCGGATGCAGGATGCCCTTGAGGACGATGGGCAGGCGGGTCCATTCACGCAGGCGGGCGAGGTCGTCCCACGTGAGGTCCGGCCGGGTGTACGTGGCGGTGAAGCGGGCGACCGCAGCGCGCATCTGCTCCAGGCTGAGGTGGTAGGGACGGCCCCTCGCGGCGAGTTCCGCGCCGGCGCGCAGCAGGGCGGGCGTGCGCGGCGGCGTGGTGGCCGGGCCGGGCTGGGGCCCATGCAGGTGCGCGCGGAATACCGGGTCGCTGAGGTACTGCGCCAGGCCCCGGCCGCGCATGAACGGCAGGTGGCCCAGGTCGAGGTCCCGGGGCCGCCAGCCGAGCACGGTCGTGTCCAGCGTCAGGACGATAGCCTGCGCGCCGCACGCCTCGGCGCGGCGCAGCAGCGAGCGGGTCAGGTCGTCGTCGCGGCTCCAGTACAGCTGGAACCAGCGCGGGCTCTCCCCCATCTCCGCCGCGCAGTCCTCCATCGGCACGGACGCCTGCGAGGAGTAGATGAACGGCACGCCCTCGGTGGCGGCGGCGCGGGCCACGGCGCGGTCGGCGTCCGGGTGGGCGCACTCCAGCACCCCCAGCGGCGCGAGCAGCAGCGGCGTGGCGTAGGTGTGCCCCAGCACGCTCACGCTGAGGTCGCGCTCCGTATGGCCGCGCAGGTGCCGGGGCAGCAGTTGCACGCGCTCGAAGGCGGCCAGGTTGGCGCGCAGCGTGCGCTCGGCGCCGGCCCCGCCCGCCAGGTACGCGAAGTCCGGCGCCTTCAGGTGCACGCGCGCCGCCTCCTGGAGCCGCTCGGGCGCGACGGGTACGGCGGGTTTCTCGCCGCCCAGGCCGCGGACGTACACCTGGGTCTGGCGCTGCCGGCCGCGGCCCACGGGTTCAGAGGTCATGTCCACAGCTTAGGCACGCCGTGTTCAGACGATGTGAAGACGCCGCACGCCG
This region of Deinococcus metalli genomic DNA includes:
- a CDS encoding alpha-hydroxy-acid oxidizing protein, which gives rise to MTSEPVGRGRQRQTQVYVRGLGGEKPAVPVAPERLQEAARVHLKAPDFAYLAGGAGAERTLRANLAAFERVQLLPRHLRGHTERDLSVSVLGHTYATPLLLAPLGVLECAHPDADRAVARAAATEGVPFIYSSQASVPMEDCAAEMGESPRWFQLYWSRDDDLTRSLLRRAEACGAQAIVLTLDTTVLGWRPRDLDLGHLPFMRGRGLAQYLSDPVFRAHLHGPQPGPATTPPRTPALLRAGAELAARGRPYHLSLEQMRAAVARFTATYTRPDLTWDDLARLREWTRLPIVLKGILHPDDAREAAARGVDAMIVSNHGGRQVDGAVGALDALPGVVAAAGDVPVLFDSGVRTGADIVKAVALGARAVLLGRPYAYGLAIAGEEGVREVIQNVLADLDLTLALIGVAAVRDLDRSVLAPA